A section of the Opitutaceae bacterium genome encodes:
- the ggt gene encoding gamma-glutamyltransferase, with protein MRAFSALGCLALSASSAALHAQRLPVESSHGMVASASALASEAGVAILRKGGNAVDAAVATGLALAVTYPRAGNIGGGGFAVLRMADGRAAAIDFRERAPAAATRDMYLDAQGVVVPGRSTVGHLAAGVPGTIAGFAELHQKFGSGKMSWADLIEPALRLARDGITVSPSLARDLAASDKFLSRFPESNRIFLRGGRHYRAGETWMQPDLADTLERLQKEGPREFYEGRTARMIEDDMAGNGGLITRDDLRSYRAIERDVLRGSYRGFEILTMPPPSSGGIALLQMLGMLEPHDVTSLGHNSAAKIHLFAEIMRRAFRDRAEFLGDPDFVVVPTAGLLDRDYLRHRMDDFNPSRATPSEGLAAGSLRGAPPTRSKPSAPQEANETTHFSVIDAQGGMVAVTYTLNGLFGNGVTVPGAGFLLNNEMDDFTSKIGVKNMYGLMQGEANAIAGGKRPLSSMTPTLVLKNGAPCLVTGSPGGPTIITTTLQVITNIIDHSMNVTQAVDAPRFHHQWMPDTINYEPFLTSLDSMRMLEAMGHALTARKLYPNDPEASARYWGDAESILVDPQSGTRFGASDLRSPDSGAVGY; from the coding sequence ATGCGCGCGTTCTCAGCGCTGGGCTGCCTGGCGTTGTCCGCCTCCAGTGCGGCGCTTCACGCGCAGCGGCTGCCCGTGGAGTCCAGCCACGGGATGGTGGCCTCCGCCAGCGCGCTGGCTTCCGAGGCGGGCGTGGCGATCCTGAGGAAGGGCGGCAATGCGGTCGACGCGGCCGTCGCGACCGGCCTCGCCCTGGCGGTCACCTATCCGCGCGCCGGCAACATCGGCGGCGGCGGCTTTGCCGTGCTTCGCATGGCGGACGGACGCGCGGCCGCCATCGATTTCCGCGAGCGCGCGCCGGCGGCCGCGACGCGCGACATGTACCTCGACGCGCAAGGCGTCGTCGTGCCCGGCCGCTCGACCGTCGGCCACCTGGCCGCAGGTGTGCCCGGCACCATCGCGGGTTTTGCGGAGCTCCATCAAAAATTCGGCTCCGGTAAAATGAGCTGGGCCGATCTCATCGAGCCCGCGCTCCGCCTGGCCCGCGACGGCATCACCGTCTCGCCCTCCCTCGCCCGCGATCTTGCTGCCAGCGACAAGTTCCTCTCCCGGTTTCCGGAATCAAACCGCATCTTCCTTCGCGGCGGACGTCACTACCGCGCCGGGGAAACCTGGATGCAGCCCGACCTCGCCGACACCTTGGAGCGCCTGCAGAAGGAGGGCCCCCGCGAATTCTATGAGGGGCGGACAGCACGCATGATCGAAGATGACATGGCGGGGAATGGCGGCCTGATCACCCGGGACGATCTTCGCAGCTACCGCGCCATCGAGCGCGATGTACTTCGAGGCTCCTACCGCGGCTTCGAAATCCTCACCATGCCTCCACCCAGCTCGGGCGGCATCGCCCTGCTTCAGATGCTGGGCATGCTCGAGCCCCATGATGTCACCAGCCTCGGACACAATTCAGCCGCAAAGATCCATCTCTTCGCCGAAATCATGCGAAGGGCTTTTCGCGATCGCGCGGAGTTTCTCGGGGATCCGGATTTTGTCGTCGTTCCCACGGCCGGCCTTCTCGACCGCGACTACCTGAGGCACCGCATGGATGACTTCAATCCCTCGCGCGCAACTCCCAGCGAGGGCCTGGCTGCGGGCAGCCTCAGGGGGGCACCGCCAACGCGCAGCAAGCCGTCGGCTCCGCAGGAAGCCAACGAGACGACCCATTTTTCGGTGATCGACGCCCAGGGCGGCATGGTCGCGGTAACCTACACACTCAACGGACTCTTCGGCAATGGCGTCACCGTGCCCGGCGCGGGCTTCCTTCTCAACAATGAGATGGACGACTTCACTTCCAAGATTGGCGTGAAGAACATGTACGGACTGATGCAGGGCGAGGCCAACGCCATCGCCGGTGGCAAACGCCCGCTATCGTCAATGACGCCCACACTGGTCCTGAAGAACGGCGCCCCCTGCCTCGTCACCGGAAGCCCCGGCGGACCCACCATCATCACGACCACCCTGCAGGTCATCACCAACATCATCGACCACTCGATGAATGTGACCCAAGCGGTCGACGCCCCGCGTTTTCATCACCAATGGATGCCCGACACCATCAACTACGAACCCTTCCTGACCTCCCTCGACTCAATGCGCATGCTTGAGGCGATGGGCCATGCATTGACGGCCAGAAAGCTCTATCCAAACGATCCCGAGGCGTCGGCGCGCTACTGGGGCGACGCCGAGTCCATCCTCGTGGATCCTCAAAGCGGAACCCGATTCGGCGCCTCCGATCTCCGCAGTCCGGACTCCGGTGCCGTGGGTTACTGA
- a CDS encoding energy transducer TonB — MMICLLHACCQYVILNSEEDINLELAWRNRPFSEDFYIDWCGCGADLKGAIFSNLLLFRMNRRLIFALLLAALSALFPASGYCAHESDGIFQEVDEPPVPLKTPPPIYPYALRRGGISGIVAVSIVIDEKGSVIDAAVSKSSNVEFERPSLEALHGWKFRPGRVDGSPVKVRVVVPMHFRVQG; from the coding sequence ATGATGATATGTCTGTTACATGCTTGCTGTCAGTATGTTATACTCAATTCAGAAGAGGACATTAATCTGGAATTGGCATGGCGAAACAGGCCGTTTTCGGAGGATTTTTACATCGATTGGTGCGGGTGCGGAGCCGATTTAAAGGGAGCAATATTCTCGAACCTTTTACTCTTTCGCATGAACCGGCGTCTCATTTTCGCACTGCTGCTCGCTGCTCTTTCCGCGTTGTTTCCTGCTTCAGGATATTGCGCGCACGAAAGCGACGGGATTTTCCAGGAAGTCGATGAGCCACCGGTGCCGCTCAAGACGCCGCCACCGATTTATCCCTATGCGCTCCGCCGTGGGGGAATTTCCGGAATCGTCGCGGTTTCCATTGTCATTGACGAGAAAGGGTCGGTCATAGACGCCGCCGTCTCAAAATCATCGAACGTTGAGTTTGAGCGGCCGTCACTGGAGGCGCTCCATGGCTGGAAATTCAGGCCAGGCCGGGTGGACGGTTCGCCGGTCAAGGTTCGCGTGGTGGTTCCGATGCATTTTCGGGTGCAGGGGTGA
- a CDS encoding N-acetylmuramoyl-L-alanine amidase, whose translation MTYEKAIYHTMNPESQVSYHVIIATDGTRCTLVPDNEIAWHAGVSMFGGRSKCNDFLLGCAFAGDTYLAPLTDHQLSSAIEWLNERWSNRGWTPADMTDHRQISPARKIDLNPVEWKRLIKKIRERFAPE comes from the coding sequence ATGACCTACGAAAAGGCCATTTACCACACGATGAATCCCGAAAGCCAGGTAAGCTATCACGTCATCATCGCAACCGATGGCACTCGCTGCACACTGGTGCCCGACAACGAAATCGCGTGGCACGCCGGCGTGTCGATGTTCGGCGGCCGGTCGAAGTGCAATGACTTTCTGCTGGGCTGCGCGTTTGCCGGCGACACCTACCTGGCCCCGCTGACCGACCATCAACTCTCCAGCGCCATCGAATGGCTCAATGAACGCTGGAGCAATCGCGGCTGGACGCCCGCCGACATGACGGACCATCGGCAAATCTCGCCCGCGCGCAAAATCGACCTGAATCCCGTCGAATGGAAGCGTCTGATCAAGAAGATCCGGGAGCGTTTCGCGCCTGAGTGA
- a CDS encoding WD40 repeat domain-containing protein has product MELVKHWAASLDDYVIDLAWSPGDDFLAVASAAGPIVVFGGTDGATRASFEGHDGGTNVLAWGKAGFVSGGQDGRVVFRDIHANQESHAVKFERAWVEHLAWRPGESPAGGRPGLLTAAAGRQLKLLRPDATVHHEFPIAPKTISSLAWSPSGHLLAVAYFGGVCLWDADHLVAFKEFGYSNSIHKLAWSGDGRWLVSGNQDPSVHLWIPESGFEFHMSGYASKVEAVAFDHTGRWLATSGGTEGCVWDCQGSGPEGREPVMIPHEARLCAVAFQNTHGLLATGSEDGMVRLWSPEREKPLRATIKLPSKVTRIAWSHNDAFLTVGAASGVVYVFGVK; this is encoded by the coding sequence ATGGAACTGGTCAAACACTGGGCCGCATCGTTGGACGACTATGTGATCGATCTCGCCTGGTCTCCAGGCGACGACTTTCTTGCGGTCGCATCAGCTGCAGGACCGATCGTCGTCTTCGGCGGAACCGACGGTGCGACGCGCGCCTCCTTTGAAGGGCACGATGGCGGCACGAATGTGCTCGCCTGGGGAAAGGCGGGTTTCGTGTCCGGCGGACAGGATGGACGCGTCGTCTTTCGGGACATTCACGCGAACCAGGAGTCCCATGCCGTCAAATTCGAGCGGGCCTGGGTCGAGCATCTCGCCTGGCGCCCGGGGGAATCCCCAGCCGGTGGGCGGCCCGGATTGCTCACAGCCGCCGCAGGACGGCAACTGAAGCTGCTGCGGCCCGACGCCACCGTGCACCACGAGTTCCCCATCGCGCCAAAAACCATTTCATCGCTCGCCTGGTCTCCCTCGGGTCATCTGCTCGCCGTGGCGTATTTTGGCGGCGTGTGTCTCTGGGACGCGGACCACCTGGTGGCGTTCAAGGAATTCGGCTATTCGAACAGCATCCACAAGCTCGCCTGGTCCGGCGACGGCAGGTGGCTCGTGTCGGGAAACCAGGACCCGAGCGTGCATCTCTGGATACCGGAATCCGGATTCGAGTTTCACATGAGCGGGTATGCGAGCAAGGTGGAGGCCGTCGCTTTCGATCACACCGGACGCTGGCTCGCAACGAGCGGCGGCACCGAAGGCTGCGTCTGGGACTGCCAGGGCAGCGGCCCCGAGGGCCGCGAGCCGGTCATGATTCCCCATGAAGCGAGACTCTGCGCGGTCGCGTTTCAAAACACTCACGGACTCCTCGCCACAGGCAGCGAGGACGGCATGGTGCGCCTCTGGAGCCCGGAGCGGGAAAAACCACTTCGCGCCACGATCAAGCTTCCCTCCAAAGTCACCCGCATCGCCTGGTCGCACAACGACGCCTTCCTCACCGTCGGCGCCGCCAGCGGCGTCGTGTATGTTTTCGGCGTCAAGTGA
- a CDS encoding PIN domain-containing protein, with product MSHLLDTNVCVDVLKGHPLVCARLEAISPADCAISAVTAFELVTGVRRCSQPERERRKLEKLFSVIAVLPFGAAAADEAARVRHELEITGQKIGPYDLLIAGQALSARLVLVSNNTREFARIPALRLADWRN from the coding sequence ATGAGCCACCTGCTCGACACCAACGTCTGCGTGGACGTACTCAAGGGCCACCCGCTGGTCTGCGCCCGGTTGGAAGCGATCAGCCCGGCCGATTGCGCGATTTCCGCCGTCACAGCCTTCGAACTCGTCACCGGCGTCCGCCGTTGCAGCCAGCCCGAACGGGAGCGGAGAAAGCTCGAAAAACTATTTTCAGTCATCGCCGTGCTGCCGTTTGGCGCGGCGGCGGCCGACGAAGCGGCGCGGGTGCGCCACGAACTGGAAATCACCGGCCAAAAGATCGGGCCATACGACCTGTTGATTGCCGGTCAGGCGCTGAGTGCCCGCCTGGTTCTGGTGAGCAACAATACCCGCGAGTTTGCGCGCATTCCGGCGCTGCGCCTTGCCGACTGGCGCAACTAA
- a CDS encoding glycosyltransferase family 2 protein: MSVFPPSPAESAAPELSVVIPFYNEAENIAPLLAELRQAVETLGLSVEVIAVDDGSTDATQTVLQTAAGAWNAVRVLPLGVNGGQAIALWRGFERVRGAWVATLDGDGQNPPLELLKLWGLRATADMLVGARQGRQDSFGRRIMSRIANNVRRVLLADGVSDSGCALRLFRREVLGSLPPFRTLYSFIPACAVSGGWKVREVPVAHRPRTAGVANYTFRKMAVLPFLDTLAFCWVLRRMLRLAPPGDRR, from the coding sequence ATGAGTGTCTTTCCCCCATCCCCAGCCGAATCCGCCGCGCCGGAACTGAGCGTGGTCATCCCCTTCTACAATGAGGCGGAGAACATCGCGCCGCTCCTTGCCGAACTGCGCCAGGCCGTTGAGACGCTGGGGCTTTCAGTCGAGGTGATAGCCGTCGACGACGGCAGCACCGACGCAACGCAGACGGTTCTGCAGACCGCCGCCGGTGCCTGGAACGCGGTCCGCGTCCTGCCCCTCGGCGTCAATGGGGGCCAGGCCATCGCATTGTGGCGCGGCTTCGAACGCGTGCGGGGCGCCTGGGTGGCGACGCTCGATGGCGACGGACAGAATCCGCCGCTCGAGCTCTTGAAGCTGTGGGGGCTTCGCGCCACTGCCGACATGCTGGTGGGGGCTCGTCAGGGACGTCAGGATTCGTTCGGGCGCCGAATAATGTCGCGCATCGCAAACAACGTCCGGCGGGTCCTGCTGGCGGACGGTGTCAGCGACAGCGGCTGCGCCCTGCGGCTTTTCCGCCGCGAGGTGCTGGGCTCGCTGCCACCCTTCCGGACACTCTACTCCTTCATTCCCGCCTGCGCGGTTTCGGGCGGTTGGAAGGTCAGGGAGGTTCCCGTCGCGCATCGCCCCCGAACCGCCGGCGTCGCCAACTACACTTTCCGGAAGATGGCGGTCCTCCCCTTTCTCGACACGCTCGCCTTCTGCTGGGTCCTGAGGCGCATGCTGCGGCTCGCACCACCAGGCGATCGGAGGTAA
- a CDS encoding acyl-CoA desaturase yields MSESETARNISSTPFSRRLITSLIQWIDSDYCPQGADKIRNEPDRVDWTRVMPFVALHLGCFGAFWVGVSPVALASAVALYFIRMFAVTGVHHRYFSHRTYATSRVGQFLLAVFAGTTVQRGSLWWAYHHRHHHQHSDTPEDAHSPHVHGFWWSHIGWITSRRNFPTDYSRIRDLAKFKELVWLNRFDLVVPVLFAASIFLSGVLMERYAPELGTNGLQMLVWAFFISTTALFHGTACINSMAHLMGRRRFKTDDDSRNSFILSLITLGEGWHNNHHRYQSSTRNGFYWWEIDITYYGLKLLSWTGLIWGLKAVPQSVLDEGARAEHRDSVEAARKSVLARQEHGHSPLKHVIPAAAAIAVATVNATNTQAPRKPEDAAVHKDVTELAHELQAKQTPARDSDKRA; encoded by the coding sequence ATGTCCGAGTCCGAAACCGCACGCAACATCTCCAGCACTCCGTTTTCCCGACGTCTCATCACATCGTTGATACAATGGATTGATTCCGACTACTGCCCGCAGGGGGCGGACAAGATTCGCAACGAGCCCGACAGGGTGGACTGGACGCGCGTGATGCCCTTCGTCGCCCTGCACCTGGGCTGTTTCGGCGCCTTCTGGGTTGGCGTCAGCCCCGTCGCACTGGCGTCGGCGGTGGCGCTCTACTTCATTCGGATGTTCGCCGTCACGGGTGTCCATCACCGGTACTTCTCGCACCGGACCTATGCGACGAGCCGCGTCGGCCAGTTCCTTCTCGCTGTTTTTGCGGGCACGACCGTGCAACGGGGCTCGCTGTGGTGGGCCTACCACCACCGTCACCACCATCAGCACTCCGACACACCCGAGGATGCGCATTCACCGCATGTCCACGGGTTCTGGTGGTCGCACATTGGCTGGATCACCAGCCGCCGCAATTTTCCCACCGATTATTCGAGGATCAGGGATCTCGCGAAATTCAAGGAGCTCGTCTGGCTCAATCGCTTCGACCTCGTCGTCCCCGTCCTCTTCGCCGCATCGATCTTTCTTTCCGGCGTGCTGATGGAGCGCTACGCGCCGGAGCTTGGCACCAATGGACTCCAGATGCTGGTCTGGGCGTTTTTCATCAGCACGACCGCGCTGTTTCACGGCACCGCCTGCATCAATTCGATGGCCCATCTCATGGGGCGCCGGCGCTTCAAGACCGACGACGATTCGCGCAACAGCTTCATCCTGTCGCTGATCACCCTGGGCGAGGGCTGGCACAACAATCACCACCGCTATCAGTCGAGCACCCGCAACGGCTTTTACTGGTGGGAAATCGACATCACCTACTACGGACTCAAGCTGCTTTCCTGGACCGGGCTCATCTGGGGACTGAAGGCCGTGCCGCAGTCCGTGCTCGATGAAGGCGCGCGCGCCGAGCACCGGGATTCCGTCGAGGCCGCCCGCAAATCGGTCCTCGCCCGGCAGGAACACGGTCATTCTCCGCTGAAACACGTGATTCCTGCTGCCGCAGCAATCGCCGTGGCAACGGTCAATGCAACGAACACCCAGGCGCCCAGGAAGCCCGAGGATGCGGCCGTGCACAAGGACGTGACGGAACTCGCTCACGAACTTCAGGCGAAACAGACTCCGGCGCGCGACTCGGACAAGCGTGCCTGA
- a CDS encoding sodium-translocating pyrophosphatase — MVSKTWRCVATAAGWVAFNSSASASEADIKIPRLDAVSFFDGVLSGHQILMIGLAVCLVGIVFGWWQYLKTKALPVHDSMAGVSNIIWETCKTYLAQQGKFLIALWVLIALCMAYYFGGLVKESFTHILIILASSVLGILGSYGVAWFGIRINTVANSRTAFSSLKGNPLATLCIPLRSGMSVGMLLVSIELLFMIGILAFLPSNLAGPCFVGFAIGESLGASALRICGGIFTKIADIGADLMKIVFNLPEDDPRNPGVIADCTGDNAGDSVGPTADGFETYGVTGVALIAFLALALVTSPVLCGTLIVWLFAMRILMILTSLVSYLVNEWVSRLLYGGSKDFNLEQPLTNLVWITSFVSIVVTYFASYLLLAPLPDHEGLWWVLSTIISLGTAAGAIIPEFTKVFTSTESRHVKEIVTSSRQGGASLNILSGLVAGNFSGFWKGLTILLLMAGAYHFSQHASVLAMMPAGIKFAAPIFAFGLVAFGFLGMGPVTIAVDSFGPVTDNAQSVYELSQIEGRPNVGSAIKSKFGFAPDFENAKYQLEKGDGAGNTFKATAKPVLIGTAVVGATTMVFGIILMLEQAFGGVIEKLSLVHPEAILGLLMGGSVIYWFTGASIQAVVTGAYRAVVYIKQNMKLDAAAASVDASKEVVRICTQYAQRGMVNIFVVIFCFALALPFFNPYFFIGYLIGMAFFGLFQAIFMANAGGAWDNAKKIVEVELKQKHTPLHAATVVGDTVGDPFKDTSSVSLNPVIKFTTLFGLLAVEIAVTMTDTTMKYTIGGVILAIGLVFVYRSFYGMRIPDNPADNAAASATLTEN; from the coding sequence ATGGTTTCAAAAACGTGGCGTTGTGTTGCAACCGCGGCCGGATGGGTCGCATTCAATTCGTCGGCTTCAGCCAGTGAAGCGGACATCAAGATACCGAGGCTGGATGCCGTTTCGTTCTTCGACGGCGTCCTCAGCGGACATCAGATCCTCATGATCGGACTGGCGGTCTGCCTGGTCGGAATAGTTTTCGGCTGGTGGCAGTACCTGAAGACCAAGGCGCTGCCCGTGCACGATTCGATGGCCGGGGTTTCCAACATCATCTGGGAAACCTGCAAGACCTACCTGGCCCAGCAGGGGAAGTTTCTCATCGCGCTCTGGGTGCTCATCGCCCTGTGCATGGCCTACTATTTCGGCGGGCTCGTGAAGGAGTCCTTCACTCACATCCTCATCATCCTCGCCTCCTCGGTGCTCGGCATCCTCGGCAGCTACGGTGTCGCCTGGTTCGGCATCCGCATCAACACCGTCGCCAACTCACGCACCGCGTTCTCCTCCCTGAAGGGCAACCCGCTCGCCACGCTCTGCATCCCCCTGCGCTCCGGCATGAGCGTCGGCATGCTGCTGGTCTCGATCGAACTGCTCTTCATGATCGGGATTCTCGCGTTCCTGCCGTCGAATCTCGCGGGCCCCTGCTTCGTCGGTTTCGCAATCGGCGAATCGCTGGGCGCCTCCGCCCTGCGCATCTGCGGCGGCATCTTCACAAAGATCGCCGACATCGGGGCCGACCTGATGAAGATCGTCTTCAACCTGCCGGAGGACGACCCGCGCAATCCGGGCGTTATCGCCGACTGCACGGGTGACAATGCGGGAGACTCGGTCGGACCCACCGCCGACGGTTTTGAAACCTACGGTGTCACGGGTGTCGCGCTCATCGCGTTTCTCGCCCTCGCCCTGGTCACCAGCCCGGTGCTCTGCGGCACGCTCATCGTCTGGCTCTTCGCCATGCGCATCCTGATGATCCTCACCTCGCTCGTGAGCTACCTCGTGAACGAGTGGGTGAGCCGCCTGCTCTACGGCGGCAGCAAGGACTTCAATCTCGAGCAGCCTCTCACGAATCTGGTCTGGATCACGTCGTTCGTCTCGATCGTCGTCACCTACTTCGCCAGCTACCTCCTGCTCGCTCCGCTGCCGGACCACGAGGGTCTCTGGTGGGTGCTCTCGACCATCATTTCGCTCGGCACCGCCGCGGGAGCCATCATCCCTGAATTTACAAAAGTCTTCACGTCGACCGAGAGCCGTCACGTGAAGGAGATCGTCACGTCGTCACGCCAGGGAGGCGCATCGCTGAACATCCTGAGCGGACTGGTGGCCGGAAACTTCTCCGGATTCTGGAAGGGACTGACCATCCTCCTGCTGATGGCCGGGGCGTACCACTTCTCCCAGCATGCCAGCGTGCTCGCCATGATGCCGGCCGGCATCAAGTTCGCCGCGCCCATCTTCGCTTTCGGTCTCGTCGCCTTCGGATTCCTCGGCATGGGCCCCGTCACCATCGCGGTCGACAGTTTCGGTCCGGTGACCGACAACGCGCAGTCCGTCTACGAGCTCTCCCAGATCGAGGGTCGTCCGAATGTCGGATCCGCCATCAAGTCGAAGTTCGGCTTCGCCCCGGATTTCGAGAACGCGAAGTACCAGTTGGAAAAGGGCGACGGCGCGGGCAACACGTTCAAGGCCACAGCCAAGCCGGTGCTGATCGGCACCGCGGTCGTGGGGGCGACCACCATGGTGTTCGGCATCATCCTCATGCTCGAGCAGGCGTTTGGCGGCGTGATCGAGAAGCTCTCCCTCGTCCACCCGGAGGCCATCCTCGGCCTGCTGATGGGCGGCAGCGTGATCTACTGGTTCACGGGCGCGTCGATCCAGGCCGTTGTCACCGGCGCCTACCGCGCCGTCGTGTACATCAAGCAGAACATGAAGCTCGACGCGGCCGCGGCCTCCGTCGACGCCTCCAAGGAGGTCGTGCGGATCTGCACCCAGTACGCGCAGCGCGGCATGGTGAACATCTTCGTCGTCATCTTCTGCTTCGCCCTCGCCCTGCCGTTCTTCAATCCGTATTTCTTCATTGGATACCTGATCGGCATGGCCTTCTTCGGCCTCTTCCAGGCCATCTTCATGGCCAACGCCGGCGGCGCCTGGGACAACGCGAAAAAGATCGTCGAGGTCGAGCTGAAGCAGAAGCACACGCCGCTGCACGCCGCCACGGTCGTGGGCGACACCGTGGGAGACCCCTTCAAGGACACGTCATCCGTCTCCCTGAACCCGGTGATCAAGTTCACGACACTCTTCGGCCTGCTTGCGGTGGAGATCGCGGTGACCATGACGGACACAACCATGAAATACACGATCGGCGGCGTGATCCTCGCCATCGGCCTGGTGTTCGTCTATCGCAGCTTCTACGGCATGCGCATCCCCGACAATCCCGCGGACAACGCCGCAGCCTCGGCGACGCTCACGGAGAACTGA
- a CDS encoding RES family NAD+ phosphorylase: MERRLRWPLDAAEFNRLKLPVHHLSISGEWWNLRWAAHLTSETVFHVSRTGRLTPESGEARCLYLASEAATSFHEIYGDDIAVAKESGAATILSKQELIARVFATAPTGLSLKVYDLSTEGSAKRIGMDLATLYTREIERPRRFAQRLHDHPERFDGIRFISRHTQGACMVLWPTHNSALAKMKLTRHSALWDHAIYEPGIPVGSVRLFENEIGVAAL; the protein is encoded by the coding sequence ATGGAGCGCCGCCTCCGCTGGCCGCTCGATGCAGCCGAATTCAACAGACTGAAGCTGCCCGTGCATCATCTGTCGATTTCCGGGGAATGGTGGAATCTCCGCTGGGCGGCGCACCTCACCTCGGAGACCGTTTTCCACGTCTCAAGAACAGGTCGTCTCACGCCGGAAAGCGGCGAGGCAAGGTGCCTGTACCTCGCATCCGAAGCGGCGACGTCCTTCCACGAGATCTATGGGGATGACATTGCCGTGGCGAAGGAGTCCGGAGCCGCAACCATCCTTTCGAAACAGGAATTGATCGCCCGCGTATTTGCGACTGCGCCAACGGGGCTCTCGCTCAAGGTGTACGATCTCAGCACCGAAGGCAGCGCCAAACGGATCGGAATGGATCTGGCCACGCTCTATACGCGGGAAATCGAGCGACCCAGGCGGTTTGCGCAGCGGCTTCACGATCATCCGGAACGATTCGACGGGATACGCTTCATCTCACGACACACCCAGGGCGCCTGCATGGTGCTTTGGCCGACCCACAACTCCGCGCTCGCGAAAATGAAACTCACCCGCCACTCCGCGCTTTGGGATCACGCGATCTACGAACCAGGCATTCCCGTGGGCTCGGTTCGTCTCTTCGAGAATGAGATCGGCGTGGCCGCGCTGTAG
- a CDS encoding AbrB/MazE/SpoVT family DNA-binding domain-containing protein: MPATAKLFKNGSSQAVRLPRAFRLPGKEVAVHREGERIILEPLVRARWPRNFFRSIRIADRSFNRPAQGDLPPPVDLGA; encoded by the coding sequence ATGCCCGCCACCGCCAAACTCTTCAAGAACGGCAGCTCCCAGGCCGTCCGACTCCCCCGTGCCTTCCGTCTGCCGGGAAAGGAGGTCGCCGTTCACCGGGAAGGTGAACGGATCATTCTCGAACCCCTCGTGCGGGCCCGCTGGCCGCGCAATTTTTTCCGGTCGATCCGCATCGCTGACCGGTCCTTCAACCGCCCGGCGCAGGGTGATCTGCCGCCGCCAGTGGATTTGGGCGCATGA